In one Arachis duranensis cultivar V14167 chromosome 9, aradu.V14167.gnm2.J7QH, whole genome shotgun sequence genomic region, the following are encoded:
- the LOC127741569 gene encoding probable UDP-N-acetylglucosamine--peptide N-acetylglucosaminyltransferase SEC → MISATGDNHRHHYHHHQPQHPGAVDASRPPIAGDRVEPFSVKQEPFSVKQEPGSLPLLRGHDSNEVDEDFHLSLAHQMYKAGNYKKALEHSNTVYERNPLRTDNLLLLQLALISFIPFLYCVLSECYCL, encoded by the exons ATGATCTCCGCCACCGGCGACAACCACCGCCACCattaccaccaccaccagccGCAGCATCCTGGCGCTGTGGACGCTTCTCGGCCTCCGATCGCTGGAGATCGTGTTGAGCCGTTCTCTGTCAAGCAGGAGCCATTTTCTGTTAAGCAGGAGCCTGGTTCGCTCCCTCTGTTGCGTGGCCATGATTCTAACGAAG TTGATGAAGATTTTCATTTGTCTCTTGCACACCAAATGTATAAGGCTGGAAATTATAAGAAAGCTCTAGAACACAGTAACACTGTCTATGAGAGGAATCCACTTCGTACTGACAACTTACTGCTCTTGCAGTTAgctcttatttcttttattccttttttgtACTGTGTTCTAAGTGAGTGTTACTGTTTGTAA